The Chitinophaga flava genome has a segment encoding these proteins:
- a CDS encoding Ig-like domain-containing protein — protein sequence MLVLLLMLAFRLSAQTDVAIGNDPTGNSSTGYPCPLQDYYEGNRAQYLFKASELTAAGMGPGFISGIKFLVKNLNGTDLIEQYGISIGTTTVSTLDDNSWVPGATVVRTPADYAPVTGVNSFPFTSNFFWNGTDNIIVEVCSGSPISTTGTFYSNNPEVPFTTGLSFNASHTYRADDEDNLCGTTSTTNNGSMTTRPNIVFTWVPAAACTGTPTAGTAATDVTSVCLNSTFNLRLNGATVASGLTYQWQQSADNATWTNITGATNSQYTGTQSASTWYRCVVTCTASTQSANSTSVNVTSPSLVGGTFSINKGLPTGGTNFASFNDAYNYLKCGINAAVIFNVVAGSGPYNEQLTIKPVPGASATNTITFNGNGDTLTFNGTSSNRGVIQLDDADYITFNNLVIKAKGSGSSGYGWGVFLTNDADYNTISNCTILVDSVSTSSSNYAGIVISSSYTSSTISGDAKCDFNTFNNNKIVGGYYGITMSGSSTMANGNNRITNNTITEFYYAGVNISGSFNTLVENNIISRPARSVVSTFYGIYLSSLNTKANITRNRITNPFGGSPNSTSASYGIYFSSAKAFTQLENVVSNNLMYNFTGKGDAYGIYNYGSDNVWYYHNTIALDGTSTSSTTYTTRGFYQTTKADGIEFLNNIIAVTRGGGGSKYAVYFSATTSTIHANNNIYFMSAPGGTSYTGYFTTNRSTLLDWQTASSQDTVSLASNPLFAGPASGNYQPTSASVDNKGFPVGIAVDINNNTRSTTTPDIGAYEFTPGPCVTPPLAGDATVGATPVCVTRKVAFSLINNSIGLGQTYQWESATTAAGPYTAVGNPLTNPDTVITATTTLYYRVAVTCSGNTAYSTPVLLTVNPAFPGGTYTINRGAPASATNFVSFNAAKAAMECGIAGPVVFNVVPGSGPYKEQLILDSISGMSSVNTITFNGNGDTIRFAATDDNERAVIKLRAADYVTFDSLVIDARGGSNGYGVHILNNADNNTISRCRIMVDTVSTNSGLAGIVINGGDGSVSTSTNNLCDSNVVRGNNILGGYYGVVIYGANAAPPTNNRIENNTIREFYSYGISLSNTVNTVVDHNDIFRQNRINISYSSYGISVSSRGDGVVLNGNRIHALFNATQGTTNSFYGIEFTSASATAASPARIINNLIYDIRGAGTQRAFYNYNSSFTLYYHNTVALNDALNTGNAETTGLYQSSSPSGIRFYNNILDISRAGGGSRTGLSITSGTDFKSDYNDIFVKSARNTAYTGNNGTNYVTLADWRAGAKLDSNSLAVSPVYADPASGNFAPVISPLDNSGTPVGVTTDILNVTRSTTTPDMGAYEISIPDCTSPPVAGAATVVPTTPVCMGDAIKLDLTGNSKGGHQTYQWQAAASLTGPWKNVSDTQYVSLFNTVAGAEKYFRCAVVCSNRDTVYSTPVAVNLNDPLLSGFYTINPALPTSTTNFQSFASVVSKLECGIAGPVWFLAANGTYNEQLTMRKIPGSSAVNRVTFTSASGNAADVTISYNGTSALNYVLKLDSVNYVTWKTITFKPINTTYARAIEFAKGASWDSIQNCNITLPVATSATTNSAGIYASGTTGEGNVIVGNTITEGSNGVYWTNTYSVVSPGITIDSNTINRTYNYGIYTSYVNKVLARKNTINLSGTLASTSYGIYAEELDSLVSIVRNKINGSNTASKIYGVYLYYCQPPAGSMSTVNGNEIYARTGNTGELRGLTLTSTNRIDVVNNVVSIRTTATNSYGIYSEYGNNLNYLNNSVLNNSTSTSNNYAAYFSHSYSSASPVKVRNNIFAADTGRAMYIANPNYINSDYNTLYTTGSVLVRQNTPAASYGTLATYRTGSGLDIYSIVYKPAFVSPDDLHPKLTDPEVWAIHGRGVQVPNNNKDLNGDPRPVTLQEGVPDMGAYEFLPTSVPPALPAFPAVPAPGVTQTFMFGTDTVTKITWNNATLPSNMTVRRYSGVKPPNIAPGTDFMYFYTDVDVTPSSGVYNFNIQQFYLDPWQGYIKRQKDIRLARTDSTDKWIVDSLSLVNTSTKVIRDSSLHYFDKFTGLNGGSNTPQLLQPADSSNRGTRFWVGYGHHQFFTGDNSQQMVLYLNAKDSSNVTVKINGTTWERTYRIPANTTITTETLPKIGMNDARLLDEGWSDRGISIESDVPIVAYAHIYGSASSGATMLLPVGTYAYDYYAISSRQNYGTDTYSWFYVMAEYDNTTVEITPSVPTLGGRPAKQTFTVTLNRGEVYQVLGALKAGSEGYDITGSHVKSIVNSDGKCYPMAVFSGSSRTGIGCGGSPGSSGDNHIQQNFPSQAWGKKYLTAPTSNSSGANSLMTNIYRIMVKDASTNVKLNGQLQQRTTLVDNRYYQYESNTADYIEADQPVMVAQYMASSGYCPNTGGDGDPEMIYISPLEQGIKAVGLYRTNLESIRSNYLTLIIPTGGLSSLLIDGSTIYDYTYPHPNLNGYTVVVKRWMAAPAQCNVSSDSAFTAITYGLGSVESYGYNAGTLVKNLNILPGFSNVLNPTSGSNNTYTCVKTPFRFSMLIPVKPTAITWKLSEVKNMAPAVDVVQNNPVPVDSIVANERKYYRYVLPDDYVFSVPGIYNVPIRISHPDIESCSNSFEAVLPIKVIPAPVVDFTTTYSGCVGDVAQFAGNATTSNNVAISKWTWNFGDATSGYRKDTTKTFSKPGIYKVKLNIVAAEGCIGDTTKDVEVYTPGVAVLVKDSMTVCSGSDASLAVKDPEAGVLYNWYDAQTGGNLLHTGNTYTITAIGASGTYYLEAINHGCPGATRAKAIVHVLPLLTTPVVKVDTIGVNLIRFKWAAVPNATGYEVSLDGGLNWTLPSSGREGLEHLVSGLQPNQTVKLIVKVKGCEEKISDPAEGKTLPDGIYIPNAFTPNNDAKNDVLKVYGYIISKIHIAIFDQWGEKVFESNSQETGWDGTYKGKAMPSGVYIYVCHLVLKDGTSVEKKGVVNLIR from the coding sequence ATGTTGGTTTTACTGCTGATGCTGGCCTTCCGGCTGTCAGCACAAACCGACGTCGCCATCGGCAATGATCCGACAGGGAACTCCAGTACCGGATATCCCTGTCCGTTGCAGGATTATTATGAAGGGAACAGGGCGCAGTACCTGTTTAAAGCTTCAGAACTGACGGCCGCCGGCATGGGGCCGGGATTTATCTCCGGTATCAAATTCCTGGTTAAAAACCTGAATGGTACCGACCTGATAGAGCAGTATGGCATCAGTATTGGCACTACGACCGTCAGTACCCTCGATGACAACAGCTGGGTACCCGGTGCTACCGTGGTACGAACTCCCGCAGACTACGCGCCTGTAACGGGAGTGAACAGCTTCCCGTTCACCAGCAATTTTTTCTGGAATGGAACGGACAACATTATCGTAGAAGTTTGTAGCGGTTCGCCTATCAGCACCACTGGCACCTTCTACTCCAATAACCCTGAAGTTCCGTTTACCACCGGCCTTTCGTTCAATGCTTCCCATACCTACCGGGCGGATGATGAAGATAACCTCTGCGGTACTACCAGTACCACCAACAATGGTTCCATGACCACCCGTCCCAATATCGTATTTACCTGGGTGCCTGCTGCTGCCTGTACAGGCACACCTACAGCAGGTACAGCAGCTACAGATGTTACCAGCGTTTGCCTGAATTCCACGTTTAACCTCAGACTCAATGGCGCCACTGTTGCGTCCGGACTTACCTATCAATGGCAGCAGTCAGCCGACAATGCCACCTGGACCAACATCACAGGAGCCACCAACAGCCAGTATACCGGTACACAATCTGCCAGTACCTGGTATCGTTGTGTGGTGACCTGTACAGCCAGCACCCAGAGTGCCAACTCTACCAGCGTAAATGTAACCTCTCCATCACTGGTAGGTGGTACTTTCTCTATTAACAAAGGATTGCCCACAGGTGGTACCAACTTTGCTTCTTTCAATGATGCCTATAACTATCTCAAATGTGGTATCAATGCTGCAGTTATATTCAATGTAGTGGCAGGCTCCGGCCCCTACAACGAACAACTCACCATCAAACCCGTACCTGGCGCCTCCGCTACCAATACCATCACCTTTAACGGTAACGGAGATACGCTGACATTCAACGGTACTTCTTCCAACAGAGGAGTGATACAGCTGGATGATGCTGACTATATCACTTTTAATAACCTGGTGATAAAAGCCAAAGGTAGTGGCAGCTCCGGTTATGGATGGGGCGTATTCCTCACCAATGATGCCGATTACAATACCATCAGCAACTGTACCATCCTGGTGGATTCTGTTTCTACCAGCAGCAGTAACTACGCCGGTATCGTGATCAGCAGTTCTTATACATCTTCCACTATTTCCGGTGATGCCAAATGCGATTTTAATACATTCAATAACAATAAGATCGTAGGTGGTTATTACGGTATTACCATGTCTGGCAGCAGCACGATGGCCAATGGCAACAACCGTATCACCAACAATACCATTACCGAATTCTATTATGCTGGTGTTAATATCAGCGGATCATTTAACACGTTAGTTGAAAATAATATCATCAGCAGACCTGCACGTTCTGTCGTGTCTACCTTCTATGGTATTTATTTATCCAGTCTCAACACGAAAGCCAATATCACCCGCAACAGGATCACCAATCCTTTCGGCGGATCTCCCAACAGTACCAGTGCCAGTTATGGTATCTATTTCTCCAGTGCCAAAGCATTTACGCAACTGGAAAACGTAGTGTCCAACAACCTGATGTACAACTTTACCGGTAAAGGCGATGCCTATGGTATCTACAACTACGGTTCTGACAACGTATGGTACTATCATAATACCATTGCGCTGGATGGTACTTCCACCAGCTCGACCACTTATACCACCAGAGGTTTTTATCAGACTACCAAAGCAGATGGTATTGAATTTCTCAATAACATCATTGCAGTAACCCGCGGTGGTGGCGGCAGCAAGTATGCTGTATATTTCAGTGCCACTACCAGTACCATTCATGCCAACAATAATATCTATTTTATGTCGGCGCCGGGTGGTACCAGTTATACCGGTTACTTTACAACCAATCGCAGCACATTGCTCGACTGGCAGACTGCTTCATCGCAGGATACTGTGTCGCTGGCTTCTAATCCGTTGTTTGCAGGACCTGCTTCGGGAAATTATCAACCAACCAGTGCATCTGTTGATAACAAAGGATTCCCGGTGGGCATCGCTGTTGATATCAACAATAATACCCGCAGCACGACCACGCCAGACATCGGTGCTTATGAGTTCACACCAGGCCCTTGTGTCACGCCGCCACTGGCCGGCGATGCTACTGTGGGAGCAACGCCCGTATGCGTAACCCGTAAAGTGGCATTCAGTCTGATCAACAACAGTATCGGGCTGGGACAAACCTATCAATGGGAGAGTGCTACTACTGCCGCAGGTCCTTATACCGCGGTAGGTAATCCGCTTACCAATCCGGATACGGTTATCACGGCAACGACTACACTGTATTACCGTGTGGCTGTCACCTGTAGCGGTAATACGGCTTATAGCACGCCGGTACTGCTGACTGTAAATCCTGCTTTCCCGGGTGGTACTTATACCATCAATAGGGGAGCACCCGCCAGCGCTACCAACTTCGTCAGCTTTAATGCTGCCAAGGCAGCCATGGAATGCGGCATCGCCGGTCCGGTGGTATTCAACGTAGTACCAGGTTCCGGTCCTTACAAGGAACAGCTGATACTGGATTCCATTTCCGGTATGTCATCTGTTAATACCATCACCTTTAACGGTAACGGTGATACGATCCGCTTTGCTGCTACAGATGATAATGAAAGGGCTGTTATCAAACTTCGTGCAGCCGACTACGTTACCTTCGATAGCCTGGTGATAGATGCCAGAGGCGGTAGTAATGGTTATGGCGTGCATATCCTCAATAATGCCGATAACAATACCATCAGCCGTTGCCGCATAATGGTAGATACTGTTTCCACCAACTCCGGACTGGCAGGTATTGTGATCAATGGTGGTGATGGCAGCGTCAGCACCAGCACCAATAACCTTTGCGACAGCAACGTGGTGCGTGGCAATAATATCCTCGGTGGTTATTATGGCGTGGTGATTTATGGCGCTAATGCGGCTCCACCCACCAATAACCGGATAGAAAACAATACCATCCGTGAATTCTATTCATATGGTATTTCGTTGTCTAACACAGTTAACACAGTGGTAGATCACAACGATATCTTCCGCCAGAACCGTATCAACATATCTTATTCCAGCTACGGTATCAGTGTGAGCAGCAGGGGAGATGGTGTGGTACTCAATGGTAACCGCATTCATGCCCTGTTTAACGCAACGCAGGGAACAACCAACTCCTTCTATGGTATTGAGTTTACCAGCGCCAGCGCTACTGCGGCAAGTCCTGCCCGGATTATCAATAACCTTATCTATGATATCCGTGGTGCAGGTACACAACGTGCCTTCTACAATTACAATAGCAGCTTTACACTGTATTACCACAATACCGTAGCGCTGAATGATGCCCTGAATACAGGTAACGCTGAAACAACCGGCTTGTATCAATCCAGCTCTCCATCAGGTATCCGTTTCTATAATAACATCCTCGACATCAGTCGTGCCGGCGGTGGCAGCAGAACTGGTCTGTCTATCACCAGTGGCACCGACTTTAAGTCTGATTACAACGATATCTTTGTGAAGAGTGCCCGCAATACCGCCTATACCGGTAATAACGGCACCAACTATGTAACCCTCGCCGACTGGCGTGCAGGGGCTAAGCTCGACAGTAACTCCCTGGCAGTGTCTCCTGTATATGCAGATCCGGCCAGCGGTAATTTCGCCCCTGTTATCTCTCCGCTCGACAACAGCGGTACACCGGTAGGCGTAACCACAGACATCCTGAACGTTACCAGAAGTACTACCACACCGGATATGGGTGCTTATGAAATCAGCATACCGGATTGTACTTCTCCGCCAGTAGCAGGTGCTGCTACAGTAGTTCCTACTACACCTGTTTGTATGGGTGATGCCATTAAGCTGGACCTCACCGGTAACAGTAAAGGTGGTCATCAGACCTATCAGTGGCAGGCAGCTGCCAGCCTCACAGGCCCATGGAAAAATGTGAGTGACACTCAATATGTCAGCCTGTTTAATACTGTGGCCGGAGCAGAAAAATACTTCCGTTGTGCGGTGGTGTGCAGCAACAGGGATACCGTGTATTCTACACCGGTGGCTGTTAACCTGAACGATCCGCTGTTGTCCGGTTTTTATACCATCAACCCGGCGTTACCCACCAGTACTACCAACTTCCAATCATTTGCCAGTGTGGTATCCAAACTGGAATGTGGTATCGCAGGTCCTGTGTGGTTCCTCGCCGCCAATGGTACCTATAATGAACAGCTGACCATGCGTAAAATACCCGGATCTTCTGCTGTCAACAGGGTGACCTTCACCAGCGCTTCCGGTAATGCAGCCGATGTAACCATTTCCTACAACGGTACATCAGCGCTCAATTATGTGTTGAAACTGGATAGTGTGAATTATGTGACCTGGAAAACAATCACATTCAAACCTATCAACACTACCTACGCGCGTGCCATTGAATTTGCCAAGGGTGCGTCCTGGGATAGTATACAAAACTGTAACATCACCCTGCCAGTGGCGACTTCCGCCACCACCAACAGTGCCGGCATATATGCCAGTGGTACTACCGGTGAAGGCAATGTGATTGTTGGTAATACCATCACTGAAGGATCTAACGGCGTTTACTGGACCAACACCTACAGTGTCGTTTCTCCGGGTATAACCATTGACAGTAATACCATCAACCGCACTTACAACTATGGTATTTATACTTCTTATGTAAATAAGGTGCTGGCCCGCAAAAACACTATCAATCTGAGTGGTACGCTGGCTTCTACTTCCTATGGTATTTACGCCGAAGAACTTGACTCTCTTGTTAGCATAGTACGCAATAAGATCAACGGCAGCAATACCGCTTCTAAAATATATGGCGTGTATCTCTATTATTGCCAGCCACCTGCAGGATCTATGAGTACCGTTAACGGTAATGAGATCTATGCACGTACCGGTAATACAGGAGAGCTGAGAGGTCTTACCCTCACTTCCACTAACCGTATCGATGTGGTGAACAACGTGGTAAGTATTCGTACTACCGCTACTAATTCGTATGGTATTTACAGTGAGTATGGTAATAACCTCAATTATCTCAACAACAGTGTGCTGAACAATTCTACCAGCACCAGCAACAACTATGCGGCTTATTTCTCGCACAGTTATTCTTCCGCTTCACCGGTGAAGGTGCGCAACAACATCTTCGCGGCTGATACCGGCAGGGCCATGTATATCGCTAATCCGAATTATATCAACAGCGATTACAATACACTGTACACTACCGGCTCTGTGCTGGTGCGTCAGAACACACCTGCCGCCAGTTATGGAACCCTGGCCACTTACCGTACCGGCAGCGGACTGGATATTTATTCCATCGTGTACAAACCGGCTTTTGTTAGTCCTGATGATCTGCATCCGAAGCTTACCGATCCGGAAGTATGGGCTATCCATGGCCGTGGTGTACAGGTGCCTAATAACAACAAAGACCTGAATGGTGATCCAAGGCCTGTGACCCTGCAGGAAGGTGTACCGGATATGGGTGCTTATGAATTCCTGCCCACTTCAGTGCCACCGGCATTGCCTGCCTTCCCGGCAGTACCGGCGCCTGGCGTTACCCAGACATTTATGTTTGGTACCGATACCGTTACCAAAATCACCTGGAACAATGCCACATTACCGTCTAACATGACTGTAAGGCGCTACTCCGGTGTGAAACCACCGAATATCGCCCCTGGCACTGACTTTATGTATTTCTATACTGATGTAGACGTAACTCCGTCCAGTGGTGTGTACAACTTCAATATCCAGCAGTTCTATCTCGATCCATGGCAAGGTTATATCAAACGACAGAAAGATATCCGACTGGCAAGAACCGACAGTACAGACAAATGGATCGTTGATTCACTGAGCTTAGTCAATACATCCACTAAGGTAATCAGGGATAGTAGCCTGCATTACTTCGATAAATTCACCGGCCTGAATGGAGGTTCCAACACGCCGCAATTATTGCAGCCTGCAGACAGCTCCAACAGAGGTACCCGCTTCTGGGTAGGTTATGGTCACCATCAGTTCTTTACCGGCGATAACAGCCAGCAGATGGTGCTGTACCTGAATGCGAAGGATTCGTCCAATGTAACCGTGAAGATCAATGGTACTACCTGGGAACGTACCTATCGTATCCCGGCCAATACTACCATTACTACTGAAACACTGCCTAAAATAGGTATGAATGATGCCCGCCTGCTGGACGAAGGATGGTCTGACAGAGGTATCAGTATCGAAAGTGATGTGCCCATTGTTGCCTATGCACATATCTATGGCAGTGCATCTTCAGGTGCTACCATGTTGTTGCCGGTGGGTACTTACGCCTACGATTATTATGCAATCTCTTCCCGTCAGAACTATGGTACAGACACGTATTCCTGGTTCTATGTGATGGCAGAATATGATAACACAACAGTGGAAATCACGCCCAGCGTGCCTACCCTGGGTGGCAGACCTGCCAAACAGACCTTTACCGTGACGTTGAACAGAGGAGAAGTATATCAGGTATTAGGCGCCTTAAAAGCCGGTTCAGAAGGATATGACATTACCGGCAGCCATGTTAAATCAATCGTTAACAGCGATGGTAAATGTTATCCGATGGCGGTGTTCTCCGGCAGTAGCCGTACAGGCATCGGATGTGGTGGCAGCCCGGGAAGCTCAGGGGACAACCATATACAACAGAACTTCCCTTCACAGGCCTGGGGTAAAAAATACCTGACAGCGCCTACATCAAACAGCAGTGGTGCCAACTCACTGATGACGAACATATACCGCATTATGGTGAAAGATGCCAGCACCAATGTGAAACTGAATGGTCAGTTGCAACAGCGGACAACGCTGGTTGATAACAGATACTATCAGTACGAAAGTAATACAGCTGATTATATCGAAGCTGATCAGCCGGTGATGGTGGCGCAGTATATGGCTTCCAGTGGCTATTGTCCTAATACAGGTGGTGATGGTGACCCTGAAATGATTTATATCAGCCCGCTGGAACAGGGTATCAAAGCGGTAGGTCTTTACCGCACCAACCTGGAATCTATCAGAAGTAACTATCTGACCCTCATCATACCAACAGGAGGATTGAGTTCTTTACTGATCGACGGCAGTACTATCTATGATTACACCTATCCTCACCCTAACCTGAACGGTTATACGGTGGTTGTAAAAAGGTGGATGGCTGCGCCTGCACAATGTAATGTGTCCAGTGATTCCGCCTTTACAGCCATTACCTATGGCTTGGGCAGTGTGGAAAGCTACGGTTACAATGCCGGAACATTGGTGAAGAACCTCAATATCCTGCCTGGTTTCAGCAACGTGCTGAATCCAACCAGTGGCAGCAACAACACTTATACCTGCGTGAAAACGCCGTTCCGCTTCTCCATGCTGATACCGGTGAAACCCACCGCTATTACCTGGAAACTCAGCGAGGTGAAAAACATGGCTCCTGCGGTAGACGTAGTACAAAACAATCCGGTGCCGGTAGATTCTATCGTTGCCAACGAAAGGAAATATTATCGTTATGTATTGCCGGATGATTATGTATTCTCTGTGCCAGGTATCTACAACGTGCCTATCCGTATCTCACATCCGGATATAGAAAGCTGCAGCAATAGTTTCGAAGCTGTACTGCCTATCAAGGTGATACCAGCTCCGGTAGTGGATTTCACTACTACCTATTCCGGTTGCGTAGGTGATGTGGCGCAGTTTGCGGGCAACGCTACTACCAGCAACAACGTTGCTATCAGTAAGTGGACCTGGAACTTCGGTGACGCTACATCTGGTTACCGTAAAGACACCACCAAAACCTTCAGCAAACCGGGCATCTACAAAGTGAAACTCAACATCGTGGCGGCTGAAGGTTGTATCGGTGATACTACCAAGGACGTGGAAGTGTATACACCTGGCGTTGCGGTACTGGTGAAGGATTCTATGACCGTGTGCAGTGGTTCTGATGCATCACTGGCCGTAAAAGATCCGGAAGCCGGTGTACTGTATAACTGGTACGATGCACAAACTGGTGGTAATCTCCTGCATACCGGTAACACCTATACGATTACAGCGATTGGTGCAAGTGGTACCTATTATCTCGAAGCCATCAACCATGGATGTCCGGGTGCAACGCGTGCCAAAGCCATTGTACATGTGTTGCCATTGTTGACTACACCAGTGGTGAAAGTAGATACGATCGGCGTAAATCTGATCCGCTTCAAATGGGCTGCTGTGCCTAATGCTACGGGTTATGAAGTATCACTGGATGGTGGCCTCAACTGGACGCTGCCATCTTCCGGAAGAGAAGGTCTGGAACACCTGGTGTCTGGCCTGCAGCCTAACCAGACAGTGAAACTGATCGTGAAAGTAAAAGGTTGCGAAGAAAAGATATCAGATCCGGCAGAAGGTAAAACATTGCCAGACGGTATCTACATCCCGAATGCATTCACACCTAACAATGATGCGAAGAATGATGTGCTGAAAGTATACGGTTACATCATCAGCAAAATACACATAGCCATTTTTGATCAGTGGGGTGAGAAGGTGTTTGAGTCCAACAGCCAGGAAACAGGCTGGGACGGCACCTACAAAGGTAAGGCGATGC